In Alphaproteobacteria bacterium, the following proteins share a genomic window:
- a CDS encoding aromatic amino acid lyase — protein sequence MTVTLNTRDDFNLETLRRVALEGEDVRFSPAALKRMQKAHDTFQKYVDASRDIFIYGVTSGGGPDAKNHRSPEEMMKRRRAANPFRSLSFSRDGDYPEYAIRAAVFAILNQFIEGNTATYPKRAQAIADMLKKPLPRVPNQGVTVPGEILASMTLFRDVQRFPEAGHQAGSGNGNQFTTGFAGVSAIAQRRRLDIAGMVQALSVEAMNAPLEAYDPALKALWGDSHEGAALDALNRWLKGAPTKNRRFYQAPVSWRIIPRVLGQAYRAVAQLEDVARVSLRQISSNPAYALPDKKHPLGHTFSSGGYHNAIAPPAMDAVAAAWVDVAALSHRHSVKLHKGEVSLLPDRLLPEGKDYMTASSTTYLEYVPNGFIEEMRRLAQPSLLSPAEPAASEQDDISAPGFLAYNTLEKVSVLFDSVLAVEAAVASQALWVTKRDAPRPLRPFLEAVRAHFPPVEVGRLLGDDARRLSEAFSAATLSGDMSLGTKPAAGKRKAA from the coding sequence ATCTCGAGACGCTGCGCCGGGTCGCCCTGGAAGGCGAGGACGTCCGCTTCAGTCCGGCCGCTCTGAAGCGCATGCAGAAGGCGCACGACACCTTCCAGAAGTATGTTGATGCCAGCCGCGACATCTTTATCTATGGCGTAACATCCGGCGGCGGGCCGGATGCCAAGAACCATCGCTCGCCCGAAGAGATGATGAAGCGGCGACGCGCCGCCAATCCTTTCCGCTCGCTGTCTTTCTCGCGCGATGGTGACTATCCGGAATATGCCATTCGCGCCGCCGTCTTTGCCATTCTCAACCAGTTTATCGAGGGCAACACGGCGACCTACCCGAAGCGGGCGCAGGCTATCGCCGACATGTTGAAGAAGCCGCTGCCCAGGGTGCCCAACCAGGGTGTAACGGTGCCCGGTGAAATCCTCGCCTCCATGACCCTGTTCCGGGATGTGCAACGCTTCCCTGAGGCGGGCCATCAGGCCGGCTCCGGCAACGGCAATCAGTTCACAACGGGTTTTGCCGGCGTCAGCGCTATCGCCCAGCGACGACGCCTGGATATCGCCGGCATGGTTCAGGCGCTCTCCGTTGAAGCCATGAATGCGCCGCTGGAAGCCTATGACCCGGCGCTCAAGGCGCTATGGGGTGACTCCCACGAAGGTGCCGCGCTGGACGCGCTCAATCGCTGGCTCAAGGGTGCGCCTACCAAAAACCGTCGCTTCTATCAGGCGCCGGTCTCCTGGCGCATCATTCCGCGGGTGCTGGGCCAGGCCTATCGTGCGGTGGCGCAGCTTGAAGACGTGGCCCGCGTGTCCCTCAGGCAGATCTCTTCCAATCCGGCTTATGCGCTGCCCGACAAGAAGCACCCCCTGGGCCATACTTTCTCCTCCGGCGGTTATCACAACGCCATTGCGCCACCGGCCATGGATGCGGTGGCGGCGGCCTGGGTCGATGTGGCGGCCCTGTCGCACCGTCACTCGGTCAAGCTGCACAAGGGCGAGGTCTCGCTGCTGCCGGACCGGCTGCTGCCCGAAGGCAAGGACTATATGACGGCCAGCTCCACCACCTATCTGGAGTATGTGCCGAACGGCTTCATCGAGGAAATGCGCCGGCTGGCTCAGCCCTCTCTCCTGTCGCCGGCGGAGCCCGCGGCGTCGGAGCAGGACGACATCTCCGCGCCGGGCTTCCTTGCATACAACACACTCGAAAAAGTGTCGGTGCTGTTTGATTCCGTGCTGGCGGTGGAGGCTGCCGTGGCCAGCCAGGCCTTGTGGGTCACCAAACGCGACGCGCCAAGACCGTTGCGGCCGTTCCTGGAGGCGGTGCGCGCTCATTTCCCGCCGGTGGAGGTTGGCCGCCTGCTGGGCGACGATGCCCGGCGTCTGTCAGAGGCTTTCTCCGCCGCCACCCTGTCCGGCGACATGTCGCTTGGCACAAAGCCGGCCGCCGGCAAGCGCAAGGCCGCTTGA
- a CDS encoding aromatic amino acid lyase: MTVTLNSRKDFTLANFRRVAAGGEAVKIGPAARRAMASARKSFIALLDSDRTQFIYGTTSGAGPQAKVAIPPAEQRRRANQWRVNRQHGSGFGGGDLPERVVRGVVFARLANFIEGNAKTRPVIAERIASMLRRPMPALPASGQVGAGEILPLAHVMSAMPDGDMEEGEPMALINGSPVSAAMAADAAAFARPRLELAEQVFALSIEAMSAPMEAYDPDLVHLWGDPYEGEAIRRINSLLAGNQKKGRRFYQAPVSWRILPRVLGAARRAIATMEDVAEISLSSVTDNPVYVLPDRKHPLGRAISTGGYHNGAAYPAIDAVNAAFADLVTLADHHTTKMQNADVSGLPPGLVRPGAEGRGTGGLGFIQIGFGEEARHAAQRTFLPPSEGGGYGQNDVASPTAFAFQKHMTANRCLDSAMAILAVVASQAFHATDRQAPRKLRDTLAAIRAIVPPYEGARRRNRGKELEALRDAFAGAVESGDLLRPKGRTAARKTPAKKTAARKSPAKKTSAKKATAKRKTTARRKSPARKAAARSRA; this comes from the coding sequence ATGACTGTCACCCTCAACAGCCGCAAGGACTTCACCCTTGCCAACTTCCGGCGGGTTGCCGCCGGCGGCGAGGCGGTCAAGATCGGACCGGCCGCCCGCCGGGCCATGGCCAGTGCCCGCAAGTCCTTCATCGCGCTGCTGGATTCCGACCGCACCCAGTTCATCTACGGAACCACCTCTGGCGCCGGGCCGCAGGCCAAAGTGGCGATTCCGCCGGCCGAGCAGCGCCGCCGGGCCAATCAGTGGCGGGTCAACCGTCAGCACGGCTCGGGCTTTGGCGGCGGCGATCTGCCGGAGCGGGTGGTGCGCGGCGTGGTCTTCGCCCGCCTCGCCAACTTCATCGAAGGCAATGCCAAGACCCGTCCGGTCATTGCGGAGCGTATCGCCTCCATGCTGCGGCGGCCGATGCCGGCACTGCCCGCGTCGGGCCAGGTGGGCGCCGGCGAAATCCTGCCTCTCGCCCACGTCATGAGCGCCATGCCCGATGGCGACATGGAGGAGGGCGAGCCCATGGCCCTGATCAACGGCTCGCCGGTGTCCGCGGCCATGGCGGCGGACGCTGCGGCCTTTGCCCGGCCGCGCCTGGAGCTGGCGGAGCAGGTCTTTGCGCTGTCCATCGAGGCCATGAGCGCGCCCATGGAGGCCTATGACCCGGATCTGGTCCATCTGTGGGGCGATCCCTATGAGGGCGAGGCTATCCGCCGCATCAATTCCCTGCTGGCCGGCAACCAGAAGAAGGGGCGGCGCTTCTATCAGGCGCCGGTATCGTGGCGCATCCTGCCGCGTGTCCTGGGTGCGGCGCGGCGGGCCATCGCCACCATGGAGGATGTGGCGGAGATTTCGCTTTCCTCCGTCACCGACAATCCGGTCTATGTGCTGCCCGACCGCAAGCATCCGCTGGGTCGCGCCATCTCCACCGGCGGCTATCACAACGGTGCAGCCTATCCGGCGATTGACGCGGTCAACGCCGCCTTCGCCGATCTGGTCACTCTGGCCGATCATCACACCACCAAGATGCAGAATGCCGATGTCTCGGGCCTGCCGCCGGGTCTCGTGCGTCCGGGCGCCGAAGGTCGCGGCACCGGCGGTCTTGGGTTCATCCAGATCGGCTTCGGCGAGGAAGCCCGCCACGCCGCACAGCGCACCTTTCTGCCGCCCAGCGAGGGTGGCGGCTACGGCCAGAACGACGTGGCCTCGCCCACCGCCTTCGCCTTTCAGAAGCACATGACGGCCAACCGTTGCCTCGATTCCGCCATGGCCATTCTGGCGGTGGTGGCCAGTCAGGCATTCCACGCCACCGACCGCCAGGCGCCGCGCAAGCTGCGTGACACCCTGGCCGCCATTCGCGCCATCGTGCCGCCCTATGAGGGGGCGCGGCGGCGCAACCGGGGCAAGGAGTTGGAAGCCCTGCGCGACGCCTTTGCCGGTGCGGTGGAGAGCGGCGACCTGCTCCGTCCCAAGGGCAGGACGGCGGCCAGGAAGACTCCCGCGAAAAAGACCGCCGCAAGGAAGAGCCCCGCGAAGAAGACCAGCGCGAAGAAGGCTACCGCGAAGCGTAAAACCACTGCCAGGCGCAAGAGCCCCGCCCGCAAGGCGGCGGCGCGGTCGCGCGCCTAG